A window of the Brassica napus cultivar Da-Ae chromosome C5, Da-Ae, whole genome shotgun sequence genome harbors these coding sequences:
- the LOC106345228 gene encoding cyclin-dependent kinase inhibitor 6 isoform X2: MSERNLNSKRESRELEASSTSVSPLQKKKKLDDSSADSHAVVLAIPSPSVASTQGRYSVTSDDDDKSSIVSSGCFSSESNETVRNNPSSGVDLEDTVSEALGETTETEMESSSPALKRDNKPPGVSKIPTAEEVEAFLSELEGGEDKQKRFIEKYNFDIVNDKPLQGRYMWDRLKP, encoded by the exons ATGAGCGAGAGAAATCTCAACAGCAAACGAGAATCGCGAGAGCTTGAAGCTTCAAGCACAAGCGTCTCCCCactccagaagaagaagaagctcgaTGATTCTTCAGCCGACTCTCATGCCGTCGTCCTCGCGATTCCCTCTCCTTCCGTAGCTTCAACGCAAGGTAGATACTCTGTCACCTCTGACGACGATGATAAAAGCTCTATCGTCAGCTCCGGCTGTTTCAGCAGTGAATCGAACGAAACCGTGAGGAACAATCCATCCTCTGGTGTAGATCTGGAG GATACAGTGAGCGAGGCTTTGGGAGAAACAACAGAGACGGAAATGGAATCATCATCGCCGGCGTTAAAGAGGGATAATAAACCACCGGGAGTGAGCAAGATTCCGACGGCTGAGGAGGTCGAAGCATTCTTATCGGAGCTAGAAGGCGGCGAGGATAAACAAAAGCGATTCATAGAAAA GTACAACTTCGATATCGTCAATGACAAACCGCTTCAAGGTCGTTACATGTGGGATCGACTCAAGCCATGA
- the LOC106345228 gene encoding cyclin-dependent kinase inhibitor 6 isoform X1, which translates to MSERNLNSKRESRELEASSTSVSPLQKKKKLDDSSADSHAVVLAIPSPSVASTQGRYSVTSDDDDKSSIVSSGCFSSESNETVRNNPSSGVDLEVKLLESVALLGFVKSPLIFFFRLFVMFVQDTVSEALGETTETEMESSSPALKRDNKPPGVSKIPTAEEVEAFLSELEGGEDKQKRFIEKYNFDIVNDKPLQGRYMWDRLKP; encoded by the exons ATGAGCGAGAGAAATCTCAACAGCAAACGAGAATCGCGAGAGCTTGAAGCTTCAAGCACAAGCGTCTCCCCactccagaagaagaagaagctcgaTGATTCTTCAGCCGACTCTCATGCCGTCGTCCTCGCGATTCCCTCTCCTTCCGTAGCTTCAACGCAAGGTAGATACTCTGTCACCTCTGACGACGATGATAAAAGCTCTATCGTCAGCTCCGGCTGTTTCAGCAGTGAATCGAACGAAACCGTGAGGAACAATCCATCCTCTGGTGTAGATCTGGAGGTGAAGCTTCTTGAATCCGTAGCTCTTCTCGGTTTTGTTAAATctccattgatttttttttttcgtttgttCGTTATGTTTGTTCAGGATACAGTGAGCGAGGCTTTGGGAGAAACAACAGAGACGGAAATGGAATCATCATCGCCGGCGTTAAAGAGGGATAATAAACCACCGGGAGTGAGCAAGATTCCGACGGCTGAGGAGGTCGAAGCATTCTTATCGGAGCTAGAAGGCGGCGAGGATAAACAAAAGCGATTCATAGAAAA GTACAACTTCGATATCGTCAATGACAAACCGCTTCAAGGTCGTTACATGTGGGATCGACTCAAGCCATGA
- the LOC106410602 gene encoding polyadenylate-binding protein RBP47B: MQTTNGSDSTSATPPANQTTPPPPQQWQQHQQWMMQYPGAAAMMMMQHQQQHMMMYPHQYLPYNHGGHYHHHPPHLQYAPYHQQHHNHHQKTHERGGSGEDVKTLWVGDLLHWMDETYLHTCFSHTGEVSSVKVIRNKQTLQSEGYGFVEFLTRAAAEEVLQSFSGSIMPNSEQAFRLNWASFSTGEKRAVENGPELSIFVGDLSPDVTDSMLQELFAERYPSVKSAKVVIDSNTGRSKGYGFVRFGDESERSRALSEMNGALCSNRQMRVGVATPKRAVANQQQHSSQAVIVAGGHGANGFTAHGSQSDGDSNNSTIFVGGLDPDVTEEDLREPFIQFGEVVSVKIPLGKGCGFVQLSNRKSADDAIQSLNGTVIGKNTVRLSWGRTPNKQWRGDNGGYSRGQGYNNGGYANHHDSNTYPAET; the protein is encoded by the exons ATGCAGACAACCAACGGCTCAGATTCGACGTCAGCCACGCCTCCGGCTAACCAAACGACTCCTCCGCCGCCTCAGCAGTGGCAGCAGCATCAACAGTGGATGATGCAGTATCCAGGCGCGGcggcgatgatgatgatgcaacaTCAGCAGCAGCATATGATGATGTATCCTCACCAATACCTTCCTTACAATCACGGTGGTCATTATCACCACCACCCTCCTCACCTCCAATACGCACCGTATCATCAGCAACACCATAACCACCACCAAAAGACACATGAGCGTGGTGGATCTGGAGAAGACGTCAAGACTCTATGGGTTGGTGACCTTCTTCATTGGATGGACGAGACTTATCTCCACACCTGCTTTTCTCACACCGGCGag GTTTCTTCTGTGAAAGTTATTCGAAACAAGCAGACACTTCAGTCAGAAGGATACGGTTTTGTTGAGTTTCTTACACGTGCTGCAGCTGAAGAGGTTCTTCAGAGCTTTAGCGGTTCTATAATGCCTAACTCCGAGCAAGCCTTCCGCTTAAACTGGGCGTCTTTTAGCACTGGTGAGAAGAGAGCAGTAGAGAATGGTCCTGAGCTGTCGATATTCGTTGGAGATTTGTCTCCGGATGTGACTGATAGTATGTTGCAAGAGTTGTTTGCTGAGAGATATCCCTCTGTCAAAAGCGCTAAAGTTGTGATTGACTCCAACACCGGCCGGTCTAAAGGTTACGGTTTTGTTAGGTTCGGTGATGAGAGTGAGAGATCAAGGGCTTTGAGTGAGATGAATGGAGCTTTGTGTTCCAACAGGCAGATGAGAGTTGGTGTTGCGACTCCTAAAAGAGCTGTTGCTAATCAGCAACAACATTCTTCACAAG CTGTGATAGTGGCTGGTGGACATGGAGCAAATGGTTTCACTGCTCATGGGTCACAGTCTGATGGTGATTCAAACAACTCAACA ATATTCGTTGGCGGACTTGACCCTGATGTTACTGAAGAAGACCTCAGAGAACCTTTTATACAATTTGGCGAGGTTGTTTCAGTGAAGATCCCACTAGGCAAAGGATGTGGGTTTGTCCAACTTTCTAACAG GAAGAGTGCTGATGATGCGATCCAGAGTTTGAACGGGACAGTCATCGGCAAGAACACTGTCAGGCTCTCTTGGGGAAGAACTCCGAACAAGCAg TGGAGAGGAGACAATGGAGGATACTCGCGAGGACAAGGTTACAACAACGGAGGCTACGCTAACCACCACGACTCCAACACCTATCCTGCCGAGACTTGA
- the LOC111204775 gene encoding plastid division protein CDP1, chloroplastic: MPVLYTFPLLPSSSSLLRGISNRGTSIILHPPEVQISCFLVARSDPGEFDGFSCSLRRRRLNAGGAHVFDNAPSRTSSLAASTSTIEIPVTCYQLIGVSEKAEKDEVVKSVLNLKKTDAEEGYTMEAAAARQDLLMDVRDKLLFEPEYAGNLKENISPKSPLRIPWAWLPAALCLLQEVGEEKLVLDIGRSVLRHLDSKPYIHDIFLAMALSECAVAKDAFEANKVSQGFEALARAQSFLKSKVTLGKLALLSQIEESLEELAAPCTLDLLGLPPLPENAERRRGAVAALRELLRQGLDVEASCQIQDWPCFLSQAISRLLATEIVDLLPWDTLAITRKNKKSLESHNQRVVIDFNCFYMVLVAHIAVGFSVKQTDKINKAKSICECLIASEGVDLKFEEAFCSFLLNQGSEAETLEKLKQLDSNSDSAVRNSILGKELRTTSATPSLEAWLKDSVLANFPDTRGCSPSLANFFRAEKKYPENKKMGSLPIINHKTNQRPISSMQFMNSSQHLYTSVEQLAPTNLQSPVASTKNIDESGASRPSVQLKRNLGLQQNKIWNGWLSQSSLIQRVSVAALLGCTVFFSLKLTGIRSARFQSLPTWGSAKPHLESDSGNFRRNLASVNREGVVGNIKTLLDMLKRHHGEHSDALYLKSSGLSATLSHPTSEVHKRPMLTEDAEELVRQWENIKAEALGPTHQVYSLPEVLDEAMLVQWQTLAQTAKAKSCYWRFVLLNLEILQAHISTDGSIAGETAEIEALLEEAAELVDESQPKNAKYYSTYKIRYTLKKQEDGSWRFCQSDIQIQK; encoded by the exons ATGCCAGTGCTCTACACGTTTCCGCttctcccttcttcttcttctctgctcCGCGGAATCTCCAATCGCGGCACCAGCATCATCCTACATCCCCCGGAGGTTCAGATCTCATGTTTTCTCGTCGCGCGTTCTGATCCCGGAGAATTCGACGGTTTTAGTTGCTCTTTGCGGCGGAGGAGGTTGAATGCTGGTGGTGCACATGTCTTCGATAATGCTCCGTCTCGTACCTCTTCGCTCGCTGCATCTACATCCACAATCGAGATCCCGGTTACGTGTTACCAG CTTATCGGAGTTTCTGAAAAAGCTGAGAAAGACGAGGTCGTTAAGTCGGtgttgaatttgaaaaagacTGATGCTGAAGAGGGCTATACAATGGAAGCTGCTGCAGCTCGCCAG GATCTTCTCATGGATGTTAGGGATAAACTTCTCTTTGAACCAGAGTATGCTGGTAACcttaaagaaaatatttctcCTAAATCTCCTCTTAGAATCCCATGGGCTTGGTTGCCTGCTGCTCTCTGCCTTCTTCAAGAG GTTGGAGAAGAAAAACTTGTGCTGGATATTGGCCGGTCTGTTCTCAGGCACCTTGATTCAAAGCCATATATTCATGATATATTTTTGGCTATGGCACTTTCTGAG TGCGCGGTCGCCAAGGATGCTTTCGAGGCGAACAAAGTCTCTCAAGGATTTGAAGCTCTTGCTCGTGCTCAGTCTTTTCTGAAGAGTAAAGTTACTCTTGGGAAACTTGCATTGTTATCTCAG ATAGAAGAGTCCTTGGAGGAGCTTGCAGCACCATGCACATTAGATCTACTGGGCCTACCTCCCTTGCCGGAAAATGCGGAGAGGAGACGAGGTGCAGTTGCAGCGCTACGTGAACTTCTGAGACAAGGCCTTGATGTTGAAGCTTCCTGTCAAATTCAAGACTGGCCATGCTTTTTGAGCCAGGCAATTAGCAGGCTACTGGCCACAGAGATTGTTGATCTCCTTCCATGGGATACCTTGGCCATTACacggaaaaataaaaaatcacttgAATCCCACAATCAAAGAGTAGTAATTGATTTTAATTGTTTCTACATGGTGTTGGTTGCTCATATCGCTGTTGGATTTTCAGTCAAGCAAACTGATAAG ATTAATAAAGCAAAATCTATATGCGAATGTCTAATAGCATCAGAAGGTGTTGATCTGAAATTTGAGGAAGCTTTTTGCTCATTTCTTCTAAACCAG GGTTCCGAGGCTGAGACCCTTGAAAAACTTAAGCAGCTGGATTCAAATTCAGACTCTGCGGTTCGTAATTCGATCTTGGGGAAAGAGTTGAGAACTACTTCTGCAACACCATCGTTG GAAGCGTGGCTAAAGGATTCAGTGCTTGCCAACTTTCCAGACACAAGGGGTTGTTCGCCATCTTTG GCCAACTTTTTCCGGgctgaaaaaaaatatccagaGAACAAGAAAATGGGGTCACTGCCAATTATTAATCACAAGACGAACCAAAGACCGATTTCCTCTATGCAGTTCATGAACTCGTCACAACATCTTTATACATCTGTCGAGCAATTGGCACCAACAAATCTGCAGAGCCCAGTAGCATCAACAAAGAATATTGATGAAAGCGGTGCCAGTAGGCCATCGGTTCAACTGAAAAGGAACCTTGGTTTACagcaaaataaaatatggaATGGTTGGCTCTCTCAGAGCAGTTTGATCCAAAGGGTATCTGTTGCTGCTTTATTAGGCTGCACCGTGTTCTTCTCTCTAAAGCTAACAGGCATTAGGTCTGCTAGATTTCAGAGCCTGCCTACATGGGGTTCTGCAAAGCCGCACTTGGAATCAGATTCTGGGAATTTCAGAAGAAACCTTGCTTCGGTGAACAGAGAGGGTGTCGTGGGCAACATCAAAACACTCTTGGACATGTTGAAGAGGCATCATGGGGAACATTCGGATGCCTTGTATCTAAAAAGCTCTGGTCTATCGGCTACATTGTCTCATCCCACCTCGGAAGTTCACAAAAGACCTATGCTTACAGAAGACGCCGAAGAGCTTGTGAGACAGTGGGAAAATATTAAAGCTGAAGCTCTTGGACCTACACATCAAGTTTATAGCCTTCCTGAAGTCCTTGACGAAGCCATGCTTGTCCAG TGGCAAACGTTGGCGCAAACAGCAAAAGCTAAATCTTGTTATTGGAGATTCGTTTTGCTTAATCTTGAGATTTTGCAAGCACACATATCCACAGATGGTAGTATTGCTGGTGAGACGGCCGAAATCGAGGCCCTTCTAGAGGAAGCAGCAGAACTAGTTGACGAGTCTCAGCCCAAAAACGCAAAATATTACAG CACTTACAAGATCCGCTATACTctgaagaagcaagaagatgGATCGTGGAGATTCTGCCAAAGCGATATCCAAATACAGAAATGA